Proteins encoded by one window of Primulina huaijiensis isolate GDHJ02 chromosome 1, ASM1229523v2, whole genome shotgun sequence:
- the LOC140975616 gene encoding ankyrin repeat domain-containing protein, chloroplastic produces MASAALPIQTPKSLLCFPHNSPLSLSTRRNLFCNSPLYSVLPIKCFQSLHFSSQHVSEVASDVAEDDEETAIGDCLVFEEGIFDDPFIQNTGNFTNGDAQSGTEKNKELEPENLIPENWMDVQRELNITKKERRKLSKQLEYGRSVEKRREALRPIDSEAYEKFKNEKLQQLKPVVLDKPEPKYFRDHNEQKGDDTRSEEEITGSRVSPKNPRLAVYGKGLDDISELFNSESYDPANFKNSEGTRRLFSKEEKLLLNKRFPNLAIATSGKWHPLHTLTASGEFYLLNSLLKHNIDINAQDKDGLTAIHKAILGKKQAIFNFLLRESINPFIRDKVGATLLHYAVFAASSQMIKILLLYDVDINLQDNDGWTPLHLAVQSRRTDIVKLLLIKKADKTLTNRDGLTPLDLCLYSGRDIRTYELIKLIKQRP; encoded by the exons ATGGCGTCAGCAGCGCTACCAATTCAAACCCCTAAAAGCTTGTTGTGTTTCCCCCATAACTCCCCGCTATCGCTTTCTACTCGTCGTAATCTCTTTTGTAATTCTCCGCTTTACTCAGTACTTCCGATAAAGTGCTTCCAGTCCCTTCATTTCTCCTCCCAACATGTAAGCGAAGTCGCTTCCGATGTAGCAGAGGACGATGAGGAAACCGCCATAGGCGACTGTCTTGTATTTGAAGAAGGAATTTTCGATGATCCATTTATTCAGAACACTGGGAATTTCACGAATGGCGACGCACAGTCGGGTACGGAGAAAAATAAAGAGTTGGAGCCTGAAAACTTGATTCCGGAAAATTGGATGGACGTTCAAAGGGAGCTTAACATCACGAAGAAGGAGAGGAGAAAGCTCTCGAAGCAATTGGAATACGGCAGGTCTGTGGAGAAAAGAAGGGAAGCCCTCAGGCCTATTGATTCGGAGGCCTATGAGAAGTTTAAGAACGAGAAACTCCAGCAGTTGAAACCAGTTGTGCTCGATAAACCGGAACCAAAATATTTCAGAGATCATAATGAGCAGAAGGGTGATGATACAAGAAGTGAAGAGGAGATTACAGGTAGCAGAGTGAGCCCAAAGAACCCGAGACTGGCTGTGTATGGAAAAGGATTGGATGATATTTCCGAGCTTTTCAATAGCGAGAGCTATGACCCTgccaattttaaaaattctgaag GTACTCGCAGATTGTTCTCAAAGGAAGAGAAATTATTGTTGAATAAGCGATTTCCTAATTTGGCAATTGCTACCTCA GGAAAATGGCATCCTCTACATACCCTCACGGCTTCTGGAGAATTTTACCTCTTGAATTCTTTGTTAAAGCACAACATTGATATAAATGCTCAGGACAAG GATGGATTGACTGCAATTCACAAAGCAATACTTGGCAAAAAGCAGgcgatttttaattttcttttgagGGAATCCATAAATCCCTTCATTCGTGACAAA GTGGGTGCCACCTTATTGCACTATGCTGTCTTTGCTGCTTCAAGTCAGATGATAAAAATTCTATTGTTGTACGATGTAGATATAAACCTTCAAGACAAC gaCGGGTGGACACCACTACATCTTGCTGTGCAATCCCGTAGGACAGATATAGTGAAGCTTTTGTTGATAAAAAAAGCTGATAAAACTTTAACAAACCGG GATGGATTGACCCCACTGGATCTTTGCCTCTATTCTGGCAGAGATATAAGAACATACGAACTTATCAAATTAATCAAGCAACGTCCATAG
- the LOC140975632 gene encoding phosphoserine aminotransferase 2, chloroplastic-like yields MAAAAASSTTPLLRLKYTTTQISAFPATSSRPSTRAQKTISIHCSSTTMQTAPPTASATDRVFNFAAGPAILPENVLLKAQSELYNWRGSGMSVMEMSHRGKEFLSIIQKAESDLRTLLDIPSNYQVLFLQGGATTQFAAIPLNICQPDDVVDYVVTGSWGDKAFKEAAKYCKPKPIWSGKSDKYIKIPSFETLEQTPGAKYLHICANETIHGVEFKDYPTPANANVVLVADMSSNFCSKPVDVSKFGLIYAGAQKNVGPSGVTIVIIRSDLIGNAQSTTPVMLDYKIHADNASLYNTPPCYGIYMCGLVFEDLVTQGGLIEVEKKNVKKGKILYDAINGSNGFYRCPVVESGRSLMNVPFTLAKPELEAEFIKEAAKEKMVQLKGHRSVGGIRASIYNAMPVAGVEKLVAFMKDFQARHDG; encoded by the coding sequence AtggccgccgccgccgcctctTCGACCACCCCTCTTCTACGGCTAAAATACACAACAACCCAAATCTCAGCCTTCCCTGCCACCTCCTCTCGTCCATCAACCCGCGCTCAAAAAACTATTTCCATCCACTGCTCATCTACCACCATGCAAACCGCGCCACCCACCGCATCAGCCACCGATCGCGTCTTCAACTTTGCAGCTGGACCCGCCATTCTTCCGGAAAACGTCCTCCTCAAGGCTCAGTCGGAGCTCTATAACTGGCGTGGTTCCGGCATGTCGGTCATGGAGATGAGCCACCGCGGCAAAGAATTCCTCTCCATTATCCAAAAGGCAGAGTCAGATCTCCGAACCCTTCTTGATATTCCGTCGAATTACCAGGTCCTCTTCCTCCAAGGCGGCGCTACCACCCAGTTCGCTGCCATACCGCTCAATATCTGCCAACCCGATGACGTCGTGGACTACGTCGTCACGGGATCCTGGGGCGACAAAGCTTTTAAAGAAGCCGCCAAGTACTGCAAACCCAAACCCATTTGGAGTGGAAAATCTGATAAATACATCAAGATCCCCAGCTTCGAAACACTTGAACAGACACCAGGAGCCAAGTATTTGCACATATGCGCCAACGAAACCATTCACGGGGTTGAATTCAAGGATTACCCGACTCCTGCTAACGCAAATGTGGTTCTTGTTGCTGATATGTCGTCAAATTTTTGCTCGAAGCCCGTGGATGTCAGTAAATTTGGGTTGATCTACGCTGGGGCCCAGAAAAATGTTGGTCCATCCGGGGTCACCATAGTGATCATAAGGTCAGATTTGATCGGAAATGCTCAATCAACTACTCCTGTGATGCTTGACTACAAGATCCACGCGGATAATGCCTCATTGTACAATACCCCACCATGCTACGGGATTTATATGTGCGGGCTCGTGTTTGAGGACCTTGTCACACAAGGTGGATTGATTGAAGTGGAGAAGAAAAATGTGAAGAAGGGAAAGATTTTGTACGACGCCATTAATGGCAGCAACGGATTTTATAGGTGTCCTGTGGTGGAGAGCGGGAGATCGCTGATGAATGTTCCATTTACATTGGCGAAGCCGGAGTTGGAGGCGGAGTTTATAAAGGAAGCTGCGAAAGAGAAAATGGTGCAGCTCAAGGGGCACAGATCGGTTGGTGGAATAAGAGCTTCAATATACAATGCCATGCCTGTGGCTGGAGTTGAGAAGTTGGTCGCTTTCATGAAGGATTTTCAGGCCAGGCACGATGGTTAA
- the LOC140980449 gene encoding probable protein phosphatase 2C 55 yields MSKTSEGAASIDVEMIAGSFYIPKNDPDNPLGDDSHFVDEVVQVIGVADGFDGGKYARELMGKVAEKVKIRRYPVTSLNPKYDLKDAFSNSWSTGACTVCIIALDENLLKAVNVGDSGFMVIRGGKVVYTSPVQHKAFDCPYLMGKTTGGGPGLAEDLQVQVEAGDVIIAGTDGLFDNLFPEEIEAIVKVSLEQNDIKPNLLAESLAKAALEKSLDRSCKSPYGVAAQAAGLEYSGGKSDDITVVAGYVRAYSKAKVHKFCSCCNWWSPNSEFRNKKTYYPRKRNDYTSVLNRYEENAGTPVYYIPK; encoded by the coding sequence ATGTCGAAAACTAGTGAAGGTGCTGCTTCGATAGACGTGGAGATGATCGCCGGATCTTTCTATATACCCAAGAACGACCCCGACAATCCCCTCGGGGATGACTCGCACTTTGTCGACGAAGTGGTGCAGGTAATAGGTGTGGCCGATGGTTTCGATGGAGGTAAATACGCTAGAGAACTGATGGGCAAAGTTGCGGAGAAGGTCAAGATACGCCGCTATCCTGTCACGTCTTTAAACCCGAAATATGACCTTAAAGATGCGTTCTCGAACTCCTGGTCGACCGGTGCCTGCACTGTTTGTATCATCGCACTCGACGAAAATCTTCTCAAAGCGGTGAACGTTGGTGACTCTGGATTCATGGTGATAAGAGGAGGGAAAGTAGTTTACACGTCTCCGGTGCAGCATAAGGCGTTCGATTGTCCATATCTGATGGGAAAAACAACCGGCGGCGGCCCTGGTCTAGCGGAAGATTTGCAGGTGCAGGTGGAGGCCGGAGACGTCATAATCGCCGGCACTGATGGGTTGTTTGATAATTTGTTTCCGGAAGAAATCGAGGCGATTGTGAAGGTTTCTTTAGAACAAAACGATATTAAACCAAACCTCCTGGCAGAAAGTTTGGCTAAGGCGGCGCTGGAAAAATCTTTGGACAGAAGTTGTAAAAGCCCGTATGGCGTGGCGGCTCAAGCGGCGGGATTGGAATACAGCGGAGGAAAATCAGACGATATTACGGTCGTGGCTGGTTATGTTCGAGCATACTCAAAGGCCAAGGTTCATAAATTTTGTTCGTGCTGCAATTGGTGGAGTCCGAACTCAGAATTCAGAAACAAGAAAACATATTATCCGAGGAAAAGAAATGATTATACGAGTGTTTTAAACCGTTACGAAGAAAACGCAGGCACTCCTGTGTATTACATCCCCAAGTAG
- the LOC140965439 gene encoding probable protein phosphatase 2C 55, with protein sequence MSKTSQGAASIDLEMIAGSFYIPKNDPDNPLGDDSHFIDEVVQVIGVADGFGGGKYARELMGKVAEKVKIRRYPVTSLNPKYDLKDAFSNSWSTGACTVCIIALDENLLKAVNVGDSGFMVIRGGKVVYTSPVQHKAFDCPYLMGKTTGGGPGLAEDLQVQVEAGDVIIAGTDGLFDNLFPEEIEAIVKVSLEQNDIKPNLLAESLAKAALEKSLDRSCKSPYGVAAQAAGLEYSGGKSDDITVVAGYVRAYSKAKVHKFCSCCNWWSPNSEFRNKKTYYPRKRNDYTSVLNRYEENAGTPVYYIPK encoded by the coding sequence ATGTCGAAAACTAGTCAAGGTGCTGCTTCGATAGACCTGGAGATGATCGCTGGATCTTTCTATATACCCAAGAACGATCCCGACAATCCCCTCGGGGACGACTCGCACTTTATCGACGAAGTGGTGCAGGTAATAGGTGTGGCCGATGGTTTCGGTGGAGGTAAATACGCTAGAGAACTGATGGGCAAAGTTGCGGAGAAGGTCAAGATACGCCGCTATCCTGTCACGTCTTTAAACCCGAAATATGACCTTAAAGATGCGTTCTCGAACTCCTGGTCGACCGGTGCCTGCACTGTTTGTATCATCGCACTCGACGAAAATCTTCTCAAAGCGGTGAACGTTGGTGACTCTGGATTCATGGTGATAAGAGGAGGGAAAGTAGTTTACACGTCTCCGGTGCAGCATAAGGCGTTCGATTGTCCATATCTGATGGGAAAAACAACCGGCGGCGGCCCTGGTCTAGCGGAAGATTTGCAGGTGCAGGTGGAGGCCGGAGACGTCATAATCGCCGGCACTGATGGGTTGTTTGATAATTTGTTTCCGGAAGAAATCGAGGCGATTGTGAAGGTTTCTTTAGAACAAAACGATATTAAACCAAACCTCCTGGCAGAAAGTTTGGCTAAGGCGGCGCTGGAAAAATCTTTGGACAGAAGTTGTAAAAGCCCGTATGGCGTGGCGGCTCAAGCGGCGGGATTGGAATACAGCGGAGGAAAATCAGACGATATTACGGTCGTGGCTGGTTATGTTCGAGCATACTCAAAGGCCAAGGTTCATAAATTTTGTTCGTGCTGCAATTGGTGGAGTCCGAACTCAGAATTCAGAAACAAGAAAACATATTATCCGAGGAAAAGAAATGATTATACGAGTGTTTTAAACCGTTACGAAGAAAACGCAGGCACTCCTGTGTATTACATCCCCAAGTAG
- the LOC140980518 gene encoding G2/mitotic-specific cyclin-2-like isoform X2 — MVISDESKPVQVVEHSSLQGVAEMGRRKFGVETRPNRRALSVLNQNLGGVNPNPCVINKRGLPETNGVRDKNAQVPAHRPITRKYASQMTFSHKHWPEESKKPKTSANELTVWEDISLTDSEDQLGAAKDQPVPMFSGFEITENNQTEVEMEDIFEDTVLDIDDCDSKDPLAVIEYVEDLYVYYKKMESSCCVLPGYMAQQFDINEKMRSILIDWLIEVHHKFELRDETLFLTVNLIDRFLQKQSVVRKKLQLVGLVALLLACKYEEVSVPVVDDLIFISDKAYTRNEIIEMERLMLNTLQFNMSVPTAYVFLKRFLKAAQSDRKLETLSFFLIELCLVEYEMLKYPPSFMAAAATYTAQASLYGIGQWNKTCQHHTGYSEGQLMECSRMMVGFHQLAGTGKLTGVHRKYNTSKFGYAARWEPAHFLVQTPSPQ; from the exons ATGGTTATATCTGATGAGAGCAAGCCTGTTCAGGTTGTTGAACACTCAAGTCTACAAG GTGTGGCAGAAATGGGCAGGAGGAAGTTTGGAGTTGAAACCCGACCCAACAGAAGAGCTCTAAGCGTGCTTAATCAGAATTTAGGCGGAGTTAATCCAAACCCTTGTGTGATTAACAAGCGAGGATTGCCTGA AACAAATGGGGTTCGTGATAAGAATGCTCAAGTTCCAGCTCATAGGCCAATAACAAG GAAATATGCTTCACAAATGACCTTCTCGCACAAACATTGGCCAGAG GAATCAAAGAAGCCAAAGACATCAGCAAATGAGTTAACTGTATGGGAGGATATCTCCCTAACAGATTCAGAGGATCAATTAGGAGCTGCTAAAGACCAGCCAGTGCCTATGTTTTCCGGATTCGAAATAACTGAAAACAACCAAACA GAGGTTGAAATGGAGGACATATTTGAAGACACTGTCTTAGACATAGACGACTGTGATTCAAAGGATCCACTTGCAGTGATCGAGTATGTCGAAGATTTATATGTCTACTACAAGAAAATGGAG AGTTCTTGCTGTGTTTTGCCTGGATACATGGCGCAACAATTTGATATCAACGAAAAAATGAGGTCCATTCTCATAGACTGGCTTATAGAG GTACACCACAAATTCGAACTTAGAGACGAGACATTGTTTCTCACAGTAAATTTGATTGATAGATTCTTACAAAAGCAATCGGTGGTCAGGAAAAAGCTTCAGCTTGTTGGCCTGGTTGCACTGCTTTTAGCATGCAAATACGAGGAAGTTTCCGTACCAGTTGTGGATGACTTGATCTTTATTTCGGACAAAGCTTATACGAGGAATGAGATTATTGAAATG GAAAGATTGATGCTCAACACTTTGCAGTTTAACATGTCTGTCCCAACTGCATATGTTTTCTTGAAAAGATTCCTAAAGGCAGCCCAATCGGACAGAAAG CTTGAGACACTCTCCTTCTTCTTGATTGAGCTGTGTCTGGTGGAATATGAAATGCTCAAGTATCCACCATCTTTCATGGCTGCTGCTGCAACATATACTGCCCAAGCTTCGCTTTACGGCATCGGACAATGGAACAAGACCTGCCAACATCACACCGGCTACTCAGAAGGTCAACTAAT GGAATGCTCGAGAATGATGGTTGGTTTTCATCAGCTCGCGGGGACCGGAAAACTCACCGGTGTGCACCGGAAGTACAACACGTCAAAATTTGGATATGCGGCAAGATGGGAGCCTGCACATTTTCTTGTGCAAACTCCAAGCCCACAATAG
- the LOC140980518 gene encoding G2/mitotic-specific cyclin-2-like isoform X1, with the protein MVISDESKPVQVVEHSSLQGVAEMGRRKFGVETRPNRRALSVLNQNLGGVNPNPCVINKRGLPETNGVRDKNAQVPAHRPITRKYASQMTFSHKHWPEESKKPKTSANELTVWEDISLTDSEDQLGAAKDQPVPMFSGFEITENNQTKEVEMEDIFEDTVLDIDDCDSKDPLAVIEYVEDLYVYYKKMESSCCVLPGYMAQQFDINEKMRSILIDWLIEVHHKFELRDETLFLTVNLIDRFLQKQSVVRKKLQLVGLVALLLACKYEEVSVPVVDDLIFISDKAYTRNEIIEMERLMLNTLQFNMSVPTAYVFLKRFLKAAQSDRKLETLSFFLIELCLVEYEMLKYPPSFMAAAATYTAQASLYGIGQWNKTCQHHTGYSEGQLMECSRMMVGFHQLAGTGKLTGVHRKYNTSKFGYAARWEPAHFLVQTPSPQ; encoded by the exons ATGGTTATATCTGATGAGAGCAAGCCTGTTCAGGTTGTTGAACACTCAAGTCTACAAG GTGTGGCAGAAATGGGCAGGAGGAAGTTTGGAGTTGAAACCCGACCCAACAGAAGAGCTCTAAGCGTGCTTAATCAGAATTTAGGCGGAGTTAATCCAAACCCTTGTGTGATTAACAAGCGAGGATTGCCTGA AACAAATGGGGTTCGTGATAAGAATGCTCAAGTTCCAGCTCATAGGCCAATAACAAG GAAATATGCTTCACAAATGACCTTCTCGCACAAACATTGGCCAGAG GAATCAAAGAAGCCAAAGACATCAGCAAATGAGTTAACTGTATGGGAGGATATCTCCCTAACAGATTCAGAGGATCAATTAGGAGCTGCTAAAGACCAGCCAGTGCCTATGTTTTCCGGATTCGAAATAACTGAAAACAACCAAACA AAGGAGGTTGAAATGGAGGACATATTTGAAGACACTGTCTTAGACATAGACGACTGTGATTCAAAGGATCCACTTGCAGTGATCGAGTATGTCGAAGATTTATATGTCTACTACAAGAAAATGGAG AGTTCTTGCTGTGTTTTGCCTGGATACATGGCGCAACAATTTGATATCAACGAAAAAATGAGGTCCATTCTCATAGACTGGCTTATAGAG GTACACCACAAATTCGAACTTAGAGACGAGACATTGTTTCTCACAGTAAATTTGATTGATAGATTCTTACAAAAGCAATCGGTGGTCAGGAAAAAGCTTCAGCTTGTTGGCCTGGTTGCACTGCTTTTAGCATGCAAATACGAGGAAGTTTCCGTACCAGTTGTGGATGACTTGATCTTTATTTCGGACAAAGCTTATACGAGGAATGAGATTATTGAAATG GAAAGATTGATGCTCAACACTTTGCAGTTTAACATGTCTGTCCCAACTGCATATGTTTTCTTGAAAAGATTCCTAAAGGCAGCCCAATCGGACAGAAAG CTTGAGACACTCTCCTTCTTCTTGATTGAGCTGTGTCTGGTGGAATATGAAATGCTCAAGTATCCACCATCTTTCATGGCTGCTGCTGCAACATATACTGCCCAAGCTTCGCTTTACGGCATCGGACAATGGAACAAGACCTGCCAACATCACACCGGCTACTCAGAAGGTCAACTAAT GGAATGCTCGAGAATGATGGTTGGTTTTCATCAGCTCGCGGGGACCGGAAAACTCACCGGTGTGCACCGGAAGTACAACACGTCAAAATTTGGATATGCGGCAAGATGGGAGCCTGCACATTTTCTTGTGCAAACTCCAAGCCCACAATAG
- the LOC140980635 gene encoding probable protein phosphatase 2C 55 has translation MIAGSFYVPKSKPNKPLGEDSHFIDQEAQVIGVADGVGGFASRGIDSGKYARELMGNAAEIVKQRRFVNPNQLLQEAFLKSRLPGACTACIMAIEGNLLKATNLGDSGFAVIREGAVVYKSPAQQTKFNRPHQMERKKGGPELAEDLEVAVKAGDVIVAGTDGLFDNLFPEEIAAMVEISLEQNNQPEVLAQILATAALQKSLDRSCRSPFGVAAQAAGLIHSGGKYDDITVVAAYLHAVSTGKGHEVGSSEEMLTELIIIDQIPPSCIDSNTNPLGIFQFDAEVFFQTDIQIVSLL, from the exons ATGATCGCCGGATCTTTCTACGTACCCAAAAGTAAGCCCAACAAACCCCTCGGGGAGGACTCGCACTTCATCGACCAAGAGGCGCAGGTCATAGGGGTGGCGGATGGTGTCGGCGGCTTTGCATCGAGGGGAATCGATTCTGGTAAATACGCCAGAGAGCTAATGGGCAACGCCGCGGAGATAGTCAAGCAACGCCGCTTCGTCAACCCGAATCAACTCCTCCAAGAAGCGTTCTTGAAATCTAGATTACCGGGTGCCTGTACCGCCTGCATCATGGCAATTGAAGGAAATCTCCTCAAAGCGACGAATTTGGGCGACTCTGGGTTCGCGGTGATCAGAGAAGGGGCAGTTGTGTACAAGTCTCCAGCGCAGCAAACAAAGTTCAATCGCCCGCATCAGATGGAAAGAAAAAAAGGTGGCCCTGAACTTGCGGAGGATTTGGAGGTGGCGGTGAAGGCTGGAGATGTTATAGTCGCTGGCACTGATGGGTTGTTTGATAATTTATTTCCGGAAGAAATCGCAGCGATGGTGGAGATTTCCTTGGAACAAAACAATCAACCGGAAGTCCTGGCACAGATTTTGGCTACGGCGGCGTTGCAAAAATCTTTGGATAGAAGCTGTAGAAGCCCTTTTGGTGTGGCGGCTCAGGCAGCTGGTTTAATACACAGTGGAGGGAAATACGATGATATCACTGTGGTCGCTGCTTATCTTCATGCAGTTTCAACCGGAAAAG GTCACGAAGTTGGCTCATCCGAAGAAATGTTGACGGAACTTATTATCATTGATCAAATACCTCCAAGTTGCATCGACTCGAACACCAACCCATTAGGTATTTTTCAATTTGATGCGGAAGTTTTTTTCCAAACAGACATTCAAATAGTAAGtttgttataa
- the LOC140975639 gene encoding serine/threonine-protein phosphatase 7 isoform X2 has protein sequence MQTFNWVSRALLPSEFSSVFPVQTFNKLVLTASNILHKEANFVRINENSGLDSESRVVVVGDVHGQLYDVSILLKDAGFPSDDRFFVFNGDYVDRGAWGLEVFLILLAWKVLMPHKVYLLRGNHESKYCTSVYGFEKEVSTKYGDSGKHVYRKCLGCFEGLPLASIIAGKVYTAHGGLFRGAVTTPSKRAKKKNRKVVHTPEVNSLILGSLEELAKARRSVLDPPWEGSNLIPGDVLWSDPSMSLGLSPNTERGIGLLWGPDCTEEFLKKFNLKMIIRSHEGPDARDKRHDLGGMDVGYTIDHIVDSGKLITLFSAPDYPQFQATEERYRNKGAYIVLEPPQFDTPIFHSFEAVAPRPKANPFYDFEDVIDSDEELDLASMEAAS, from the exons ATGCAGACATTTAATTGGGTATCCAGAGCTCTGCTCCCATCGGAATTTTCTTCTGTGTTCCCCGTCCAAACCTTCAATAAACTTGTACTTACTGCATCGAACATTCTGCATAAAGAGGCCAATTTTGTGAGGATCAATGAAAACTCAGGGTTGGATTCAGAATCAAGGGTTGTGGTGGTCGGGGATGTGCATGGTCAGCTGTATGATGTTTCGATTTTGTTGAAAGATGCGGGATTTCCCAGCGATGATCGTTTTTTCGTGTTCAATGGGGATTATGTGGACAGAGGAGCTTGGGGGCTCGAGGTTTTCTTAATTTTACTGGCTTGGAAG GTTCTTATGCCTCATAAGGTGTATTTACTTCGTGGAAATCACGAATCAAAATATTGTACTTCGGTTTATGGATTTGAAAAAGAAGTGTCTACAAAGTATGGAGATAGTGGAAAGCATGTCTACAGAAAATGTTTAGGCTGTTTTGAAGGACTTCCCCTTGCTTCCATCATTGCTGGGAAAGTTTACACTGCTCATGGAGGGCTATTTCGTGGTGCAGTTACTACCCCATCAAAAAGAGCCAAAAAGAAAAATCGGAAGGTAGTTCATACTCCTGAGgttaattccttaattcttgGTTCCTTGGAAGAGTTGGCTAAAGCTAGACGATCTGTCCTCGATCCTCCTTGGGAAGGTTCGAATTTGATTCCTGGTGATGTTCTATGGTCAGATCCTTCGATGAGCCTTGGTCTTTCCCCGAACACAGAACGAGGTATTGGTCTCTTGTGGGGTCCTGATTGTACTGAAGAATTCTTAAAGAAGTTCAATCTAAAG ATGATAATCAGGTCACATGAAGGTCCTGATGCAAGGGATAAGCGACATGATCTTGGAGGAATGGATGTAGGATATACTATAGATCATATTGTAGATTCAGGGAAGCTTATTACCCTATTCAGTGCCCCAGACTATCCACAATTTCAG GCAACAGAAGAGAGGTACCGAAATAAAGGAGCATATATTGTCTTAGAACCCCCTCAATTCGACACTCCCATTTTCCATAGTTTTGAAGCTGTTGCTCCAAGACCAAAG GCAAACCCTTTCTATGATTTTGAAGATGTAATCGATTCCGATGAAGAATTGGACCTGGCATCAATGGAAGCGGCTTCTTGA
- the LOC140975639 gene encoding serine/threonine-protein phosphatase 7 isoform X1, producing the protein MLATSSDAAAPPTPPPSLPPAPSSDEDFFSTASTSTSSDSKPASPTPASVRPQIPITWPEDGSLTVSWVTDLMQTFDWASRDLPPSEFPAVFPVQTLDKLVLTASKILHKEPNCVRIDENSGLNSESRVVVVGDVHGQLHDVLFLLKDAGFPGDDRFFVFNGDYVDRGAWGLEVFLLLLAWKVLMPHKVYLLRGNHESKYCTSVYGFEKEVSTKYGDSGKHVYRKCLGCFEGLPLASIIAGKVYTAHGGLFRGAVTTPSKRAKKKNRKVVHTPEVNSLILGSLEELAKARRSVLDPPWEGSNLIPGDVLWSDPSMSLGLSPNTERGIGLLWGPDCTEEFLKKFNLKMIIRSHEGPDARDKRHDLGGMDVGYTIDHIVDSGKLITLFSAPDYPQFQATEERYRNKGAYIVLEPPQFDTPIFHSFEAVAPRPKANPFYDFEDVIDSDEELDLASMEAAS; encoded by the exons ATGCTCGCTACGTCGTCTGATGCAGCGGCGCCGCCAACGCCTCCGCCATCTCTGCCGCCAGCACCATCCTCGGACGAGGATTTCTTCTCTACAGCATCCACTTCCACTTCCTCCGATTCCAAGCCAGCCTCCCCCACCCCTGCTTCCGTACGTCCTCAGATCCCCATCACATGGCCCGAGGATGGAAGCCTAACCGTATCTTGGGTCACCGACCTCATGCAGACATTCGATTGGGCGTCCAGGGATTTGCCCCCATCGGAGTTTCCGGCAGTGTTCCCCGTCCAAACCCTGGATAAACTTGTACTTACTGCATCGAAGATTCTGCATAAAGAACCCAATTGTGTGAGGATCGATGAAAACTCTGGGTTGAATTCGGAATCAAGGGTTGTGGTGGTAGGTGATGTGCATGGTCAATTGCAtgatgttttgtttttgttgaaaGATGCGGGATTTCCTGGCGATGATCGTTTCTTCGTGTTCAACGGGGATTATGTGGATAGAGGAGCTTGGGGGCTCGAGGTTTTCTTACTTTTACTGGCTTGGAAG GTTCTTATGCCTCATAAGGTGTATTTACTTCGTGGAAATCACGAATCAAAATATTGTACTTCGGTTTATGGATTTGAAAAAGAAGTGTCTACAAAGTATGGAGATAGTGGAAAGCATGTCTACAGAAAATGTTTAGGCTGTTTTGAAGGACTTCCCCTTGCTTCCATCATTGCTGGGAAAGTTTACACTGCTCATGGAGGGCTATTTCGTGGTGCAGTTACTACCCCATCAAAAAGAGCCAAAAAGAAAAATCGGAAGGTAGTTCATACTCCTGAGgttaattccttaattcttgGTTCCTTGGAAGAGTTGGCTAAAGCTAGACGATCTGTCCTCGATCCTCCTTGGGAAGGTTCGAATTTGATTCCTGGTGATGTTCTATGGTCAGATCCTTCGATGAGCCTTGGTCTTTCCCCGAACACAGAACGAGGTATTGGTCTCTTGTGGGGTCCTGATTGTACTGAAGAATTCTTAAAGAAGTTCAATCTAAAG ATGATAATCAGGTCACATGAAGGTCCTGATGCAAGGGATAAGCGACATGATCTTGGAGGAATGGATGTAGGATATACTATAGATCATATTGTAGATTCAGGGAAGCTTATTACCCTATTCAGTGCCCCAGACTATCCACAATTTCAG GCAACAGAAGAGAGGTACCGAAATAAAGGAGCATATATTGTCTTAGAACCCCCTCAATTCGACACTCCCATTTTCCATAGTTTTGAAGCTGTTGCTCCAAGACCAAAG GCAAACCCTTTCTATGATTTTGAAGATGTAATCGATTCCGATGAAGAATTGGACCTGGCATCAATGGAAGCGGCTTCTTGA